Proteins encoded by one window of Salvia splendens isolate huo1 chromosome 7, SspV2, whole genome shotgun sequence:
- the LOC121742459 gene encoding LOW QUALITY PROTEIN: putative pentatricopeptide repeat-containing protein At5g43820 (The sequence of the model RefSeq protein was modified relative to this genomic sequence to represent the inferred CDS: inserted 2 bases in 1 codon) → MGDLSGEAMLVFFNWAIEQPNLSKGVGAFHIVLKALGRRKSFVHMMEKVKDMGNRGVTVNSETLFIVMDSYLRAHRVSKATTVFGELEKYGLECNKETLSVALSCLSQRSHVGTACLLFNRMKEKVQCDSSMYNXGWSKLGKVTEVEKFLKLMVDDGVEPNCATHSYVIEEFGRAGRFDDAIRIFNYLEEKGSALSSEVSNAMIFNCIANHDIGGALKYHKGMVHDGFEPSVDTYVRIILYFLKRRRVSDAIELLDVMLGRGVIPSTGALTEILKPLCSYGPPYAALMVYNKTRKAGCKVSLTGYKLLLMRLSRFGKCGMLLKMWEEMQESGYGCDMQVYEYLINGLCDTGRLESAVLVMEEYISKGLFPSKIISSKLYNRLMDSNKVDVAYKLFLKLRNARLNENAQRYWRGKGWHF, encoded by the exons ATGGGAGACTTAAGTGGTGAGGCGATGTTAGTGTTTTTCAATTGGGCAATTGAGCAGCCAAATTTGTCAAAAGGTGTTGGTGCCTTCCATATAGTGCTTAAAGCATTGGGTAGGAGGAAATCATTTGTGCATATGATGGAAAAGGTGAAAGATATGGGGAACAGAGGGGTAACCGTGAATTCGGAGACCCTTTTCATTGTTATGGATAGTTATCTTCGCGCACATCGTGTTTCTAAAGCTACAACAGTTTTTGGGGAATTGGAGAAGTATGGGTTAGAATGCAATAAGGAAACTTTGAGTGTTGCGTTGAGTTGCTTGTCACAGCGATCACATGTAGGAACAGCGTGTTTGTTGTTTAATAGAATGAAAGAGAAGGTGCAGTGTGACAGTTCGATGTATAA AGGATGGTCAAAGCTTGGTAAAGTTACTGAAGTTGAGAAGTTTTTGAAGTTGATGGTGGATGATGGAGTTGAGCCTAATTGTGCAACTCATAGCTATGTCATTGAGGAGTTTGGCAGAGCTGGTAGATTCGATGATGCGATCAGAATTTTCAACTACTTGGAGGAGAAAGGGAGTGCACTGAGTAGTGAGGTTTCCAATGCCATGATCTTCAACTGTATTGCTAATCATGACATCGGTGGGGCGTTGAAATACCACAAGGGGATGGTGCACGATGGTTTTGAACCAAGCGTGGATACTTATGTCAGGATAATACTGTATTTCCTCAAAAGAAGAAGAGTTTCAGATGCCATCGAATTGCTCGATGTGATGCTTGGTCGAGGCGTGATTCCTTCAACGGGGGCTTTGACCGAGATCTTGAAGCCATTGTGTAGCTACGGTCCGCCATATGCTGCATTGATGGTGTACAACAAGACAAGGAAGGCAGGTTGTAAAGTATCGCTGACGGGCTATAAGCTGCTACTCATGAGGCTATCTAGGTTTGGAAAGTGTGGAATGCTGCTGAAAATGTGGGAGGAAATGCAAGAGAGTGGGTATGGTTGTGATATGCAGGTTTATGAGTATCTCATAAATGGTCTGTGCGACACAGGGAGGCTTGAATCTGCAGTGCTGGTTATGGAGGAATATATTAGCAAGGGATTATTCCCTAGCAAAATCATTTCTAGCAAATTATATAATAGGTTGATGGATTCAAATAAAGTGGATGTGGCTTACAAGCTATTTCTCAAGTTGAGAAATGCTAGGCTAAATGAAAATGCCCAAAGGTATTGGAGAGGTAAAGGTTggcatttttaa
- the LOC121741883 gene encoding sodium/pyruvate cotransporter BASS2, chloroplastic-like isoform X2 produces the protein MASYICASVHSSYLSYPFLGEQNGTRISKGSASPAAFMRNSAKSKESGPGNPKTMASCLTLKKNNQSLKLRSSLRHFASTYPHNINVDREYFKFPGTRKSMDARTSRTLSLCRNPTFYCKATTSGDFSNNTPSQMSQYEKIIETLTTLFPVWVILGTIIGIYKPSMVTWLETDLFTLGLGFLMLSMGLTLTFEDFRRCLRNPWTVGIGFLAQYIIKPMLGFLIAMTLKLSAPLATGLILVSCCPGGQASNVATYISKGNVALSVLMTTCSTIGAIIMTPLLTKLLAGQLVPVDAAGLAISTFQVVLVPTIIGVLANEFFPKFTSKIVTVTPLIGVILTTLLCASPIGQVAEVLKSQGAQLILPVAFLHAAAFFLGYLVSKISFGESTSRTISIECGMQSSALGFLLAQKHFTNPLVAVPSAVSVVCMALGGSALAVYWRNQPIPVDDKDDFKE, from the exons ATGGCATCTTATATTTGTGCTTCAGTCCATTCCAG TTACTTAAGCTACCCTTTTCTTGGGGAGCAAAATGGAACACGAATATCTAAAGGTTCTGCTTCTCCGGCTGCTTTTATGAGAAACAGTGCCAAAAGCAAGGAATCAGGACCTGGAAATCCAAAAACAATGGCTTCCTGTCTGAcactaaaaaaaaataatcaaagttTGAAACTTAGGAGCTCCTTAAGACATTTTGCTAGCACATACCCGCACAATATAAATGTTGATAGGGAATATTTTAAATTTCCTGGGACAAGGAagtcaatggatgcaagaaccaGCCGAACGTTGAGTTTATGCAG AAACCCTACATTTTATTGCAAAGCAACCACCTCTGGAGATTTTTCCAACAATACTCCTAGTCAAATGAGCCAATATGAGAAAATAATTGAAACATTGACGACTCTGTTTCCAGTATGG GTTATTTTAGGTACCATTATTGGCATCTACAAGCCTTCGATG GTTACTTGGTTGGAAACAGACCTTTTCACTCTTGGATTGGGTTTTCTCATGCTTTCAATGGGGCTGACGCTGACATTTGAGGACTTCAGGCGATGCTTGCGTAATCCATGGACA GTAGGCATAGGATTTTTGGCTCAATACATCATCAAGCCAATGTTGGGCTTTTTAATTGCAATG ACGCTGAAATTGTCTGCTCCTCTGGCAACTGGACTTATTTTGGTTTCTTGCTGCCCTGGAGGCCAGGCATCAAATGTTGCTACATACATATCTAAGGGCAACGTTGCACTCTCAGTTCTCATGACAAC CTGTTCAACCATTGGTGCTATTATCATGACTCCACTATTGACGAAGCTTCTGGCTGGTCAACTTGTGCCAGTCGATGCAGCT GGCCTAGCTATCAGCACTTTTCAGGTTGTGCTAGTACCAACTATTATTGGGG TTCTAGCGAACGAGTTTTTTCCAAAGTTCACCTCGAAAATAGTTACTGTTACACCTTTAATTGGAGTTATCTTGACCACCCTTCTCTGCGCAAGCCCG ATCGGGCAAGTTGCGGAAGTCCTGAAAAGTCAGGGAGCACAATTAATATTGCCAGTGGCCTTCTTGCATGCTGCAGCATTTTTCCTTGGTTATTTGgtgtcaaaaatatcatttggtGAATCAACTTCCAGGACCATTTCTATAGAATGTGGAATGCAG AGTTCTGCACTTGGATTTCTGTTGGCCCAGAAGCACTTTACGAACCCCCTCGTCGCTGTTCCTTCAGCCGTGAGCGTTGTTTGCATGGCG TTAGGTGGGAGTGCTCTTGCAGTGTATTGGAGGAACCAGCCAATTCCAGTTGATGACAAAGACGATTTCAAGGAATAG
- the LOC121810921 gene encoding peroxisome biogenesis protein 19-1-like — protein MAHHSDDLDLLLDTALDDFQSLNLASSAQRCVDDNGNNGGNKVEGCTLTSGNVQGLGMGLPDLKTKKKGKQKVPPPPTKQESHITDALDQLREQTREAVKGLESVSGPRPPVAGDGFGADPMMEDWVKQFEELAGTQDMESIVETMMQQLLSKEILYEPMKEIGERYPTWLEKNISELTHEEYTRYSNQYKFIKDLNQVYEAEPENFNKIVELMQKMQELAPDFDLSNLGQLSPEMFESQQNCRIM, from the exons ATGGCTCACCACTCCGACGATTTAGACCTACTTCTTGACA CCGCTTTGGATGATTTTCAGAGCCTTAATCTCGCATCTTCTGCTCAAAG ATGTGTAGATGATAATGGTAATAATGGAGGGAACAAGGTAGAGGGTTGTACATTGACTAGTGGGAATGTTCAAGGGTTAGGAATGGGGTTACCTGATTTGAAGACCAAGAAAAAGGGTAAACAAAAGGTACCACCACCGCCGACGAAGCAAGAATCACACATCACGGATGCACTTGATCAGTTGAGGGAGCAAACTAGGGAGGCGGTGAAAGGCTTGGAATCGGTGTCTGGGCCTCGACCCCCGGTGGCTGGAGATGGCTTCGGTGCAGACCCAATGATGGAGGATTGGGTCAAGCAGTTTGAGGAGCTTGCAGGCACACAG GATATGGAGTCAATTGTAGAAACCATGATGCAACAGCTCCTATCCAAGGAAATCCTTTACGAACCTATGAAAGAAATAGGTGAACGCTACCCAACATGGTTGGAAAAGAATATATCTGAACTGACACATGAAGAGTACACCCGATATTCGAATCAATACAAGTTTATTAAAGATCTGAATCAAGTGTATGAAGCCGAGCCTGAAAACTTCAACAAGATTGTTGAGCTTATGCAGAAAATGCAAGAGCTTGCCCCAGACTTTGATCTATCGAATCTCGGACAATT GTCTCCAGAGATGTTCGAGTCTCAACAGAATTGTCGCATCATGTGA
- the LOC121741883 gene encoding sodium/pyruvate cotransporter BASS2, chloroplastic-like isoform X1, whose amino-acid sequence MASYICASVHSSYLSYPFLGEQNGTRISKGSASPAAFMRNSAKSKESGPGNPKTMASCLTLKKNNQSLKLRSSLRHFASTYPHNINVDREYFKFPGTRKSMDARTSRTLSLCSRNPTFYCKATTSGDFSNNTPSQMSQYEKIIETLTTLFPVWVILGTIIGIYKPSMVTWLETDLFTLGLGFLMLSMGLTLTFEDFRRCLRNPWTVGIGFLAQYIIKPMLGFLIAMTLKLSAPLATGLILVSCCPGGQASNVATYISKGNVALSVLMTTCSTIGAIIMTPLLTKLLAGQLVPVDAAGLAISTFQVVLVPTIIGVLANEFFPKFTSKIVTVTPLIGVILTTLLCASPIGQVAEVLKSQGAQLILPVAFLHAAAFFLGYLVSKISFGESTSRTISIECGMQSSALGFLLAQKHFTNPLVAVPSAVSVVCMALGGSALAVYWRNQPIPVDDKDDFKE is encoded by the exons ATGGCATCTTATATTTGTGCTTCAGTCCATTCCAG TTACTTAAGCTACCCTTTTCTTGGGGAGCAAAATGGAACACGAATATCTAAAGGTTCTGCTTCTCCGGCTGCTTTTATGAGAAACAGTGCCAAAAGCAAGGAATCAGGACCTGGAAATCCAAAAACAATGGCTTCCTGTCTGAcactaaaaaaaaataatcaaagttTGAAACTTAGGAGCTCCTTAAGACATTTTGCTAGCACATACCCGCACAATATAAATGTTGATAGGGAATATTTTAAATTTCCTGGGACAAGGAagtcaatggatgcaagaaccaGCCGAACGTTGAGTTTATGCAG TAGAAACCCTACATTTTATTGCAAAGCAACCACCTCTGGAGATTTTTCCAACAATACTCCTAGTCAAATGAGCCAATATGAGAAAATAATTGAAACATTGACGACTCTGTTTCCAGTATGG GTTATTTTAGGTACCATTATTGGCATCTACAAGCCTTCGATG GTTACTTGGTTGGAAACAGACCTTTTCACTCTTGGATTGGGTTTTCTCATGCTTTCAATGGGGCTGACGCTGACATTTGAGGACTTCAGGCGATGCTTGCGTAATCCATGGACA GTAGGCATAGGATTTTTGGCTCAATACATCATCAAGCCAATGTTGGGCTTTTTAATTGCAATG ACGCTGAAATTGTCTGCTCCTCTGGCAACTGGACTTATTTTGGTTTCTTGCTGCCCTGGAGGCCAGGCATCAAATGTTGCTACATACATATCTAAGGGCAACGTTGCACTCTCAGTTCTCATGACAAC CTGTTCAACCATTGGTGCTATTATCATGACTCCACTATTGACGAAGCTTCTGGCTGGTCAACTTGTGCCAGTCGATGCAGCT GGCCTAGCTATCAGCACTTTTCAGGTTGTGCTAGTACCAACTATTATTGGGG TTCTAGCGAACGAGTTTTTTCCAAAGTTCACCTCGAAAATAGTTACTGTTACACCTTTAATTGGAGTTATCTTGACCACCCTTCTCTGCGCAAGCCCG ATCGGGCAAGTTGCGGAAGTCCTGAAAAGTCAGGGAGCACAATTAATATTGCCAGTGGCCTTCTTGCATGCTGCAGCATTTTTCCTTGGTTATTTGgtgtcaaaaatatcatttggtGAATCAACTTCCAGGACCATTTCTATAGAATGTGGAATGCAG AGTTCTGCACTTGGATTTCTGTTGGCCCAGAAGCACTTTACGAACCCCCTCGTCGCTGTTCCTTCAGCCGTGAGCGTTGTTTGCATGGCG TTAGGTGGGAGTGCTCTTGCAGTGTATTGGAGGAACCAGCCAATTCCAGTTGATGACAAAGACGATTTCAAGGAATAG